GCCCCTGATTACTGAACATAAGAAAACGAGTTTTACTCACAAAAAAAGATAGCAAGTGTACTCTAGTCATGGCCCTTATGACCAATGAATATGTCTTTTTTAGtagcttttttgaaaaaaaaaaaaaaaaaaaaaaaaacacctgcCATTAACACGTGCAACTTTGATATTTAAATGACTAATTGTAGAGATTTGCTGATAAGGGAACTTTATCAAAGTAAATTTGTCACTCAAAAAGGTAAGTATGTTGTCAAATACTTTGTGATAAATCTCACCAtactttataattaaataagattGAACATTGAAATTTCTGTTTAGACCCCAATGTGAATTAATGagcaaaattatcaaattatattgGTGAAGTGACCCACTCAgacaattaatttttaactaTAGTTAAGCAATTAACAAATCAATAAGTAATATAAAAAGCACATTAAGCATGACATAACATTTGGTGATGAAGtggaaaatcaaagaagaataTCTTTAATGGAGAAATCACTTCAGAAAGTAGATTAGGAAAGTATATTTTTACGACCTCACTCAAGCGAGAGACATGCAAAATCTCGGACCTTTAATGTTCCACTTAAGCAAGTTTACCATCTTGCTTGAGCACACCTCACATCGCACTTCATCGATCTTGACCTTCGCTCAAGCAAACCTTTTTAGTAAGCATTTCTTTGAGTAGCTctaaatataaactaaaaaactaaCTAGATTTTCAAACGGTTAAAATTACatcaataaatttgaatttattaccATAAAATGTTATGGAATGGATCAACACTAAAATCGTTACACACATGATCCTAATTCATAGTGTAATCAATAAGTTTAGTggcacaatttaaaaaaatatatatatttccacaGCTGTTAATATAGTCTATTATAATCGGTTCATAAGAAAATAGTATCAATGATGAGTTTAtgtgaaattaaaaaatgattacTTGTATGCTTAATGTGGATTATGGACATATATAGAGAGGTGATCAAAAAGATACTGTTGTGGTGTTGATCACAAGgtttaaatatttcaattaataaatttctcctttgaaaagaaaaaaaaaatctcataataaaTAAGTTCTTTAATCATAATAAGAAGATTCCTTTATAATGATTCTTGATGGCATATTATGAATGCAAGATTTTAAAGAACATGTTTATTACTATCATGTTTAAATTGACTGCCCTTTGAGTGAGTTGAGTTGAAATCATGCTTGGTCatcttgaatttttatgtttagtaacaaagatatataacatttctctcaTATGAGGTACATCCTCATTAGTATGTTGATCATTCATTacatcctcatttttttttttttttttttacatcatctctattttgaaaataaatgataggtgaaagttataataaatttatgttcaattttttctagGGATAATGATGGGAATACATGTTCCTTCTCATGTGCCCATGGAATCTACCCCATTTAAAGGGATGGAGTTTGAAGCGGATGAGATTGCATATGgtttttataatgaatatggCAGAAAGGCTGGTTTTAGTATTAGAAAAGAGTAcgtaaataaatgtaaaaagacTGGTGTGGTTACTTCAAGAAGATTTGTGTGTGCAAAAGAGGGAGTTCGAGGCAAAGACAAGAGAGATCAGAATGTAAAGAATCCACGAGCAGAAATAAGATGTGGTTGTGAAGCACGTTTGGTTATTGTACTTAATCGAGATAGTAAAAAATATGTGGTGAGTGAATTTATTGCTGAGCATAACCACTATCTCCACCTTCCATCAACTGTGCACATGATGCCATCACAACGGAAAGTGGATGCAACTCATGCTATTGAAATTGATTTGGCACATGAATCGGGATTAAGACTAAAGCAATCTTATGAGCTTCTTAGTAAGCAAGTTGGTGGATATGAAAATCTTGGTTTTACCAAGCAAGATCATAAAAACTACTTACGTAGTAAGCGACAGAGAGACATGGAGCATGGGGCAGCTGCTAGCTTGGGAAGATATTTTAGTCGTCAACTTAAGGAAAATTCTTCATATTATTTTGCTACTCAATTGGACTGTGAAGAGTTGATTACTAATATTTTTTGGGCCGATGCAAGAATGATCATTGACTATAGCCACTTCGATGATGTAATAACGTTTGATACAACGTATAGCACAAATAGAGATGCAAGGCCACTTGGAGTATTTTTGGGTCTCAATCACCATAGAGAAACTGTTGTATTTGGAGGTGCACTTTTATATGATGAAACGATTGAATCTTTTGTATGGTTATTTGAGACCTTCTTAGAAGCAATGTCTGAAAAAAAAGCCAATCACTATTTTCACAGATCAAGATGTAGCAATGTCAGCTGCAATAAAAGTAGTCATGCCTGAGACATATCATGCATTGTGTAGTTGGCATATGTGGCAGAATGCTGAGAAACACTTGGGTCATTTACTAAAAACTAAGCCTCAATTTAACGCTGATTTCTTAGCATGTATCTATGAgtatgatgatgaagatgagtTTCTTACAGCTTGGAATGAAATGCTAGATAAGTACAATGTTCGTGAAAATAAATGGCTAATTGATCTAtttaaattgaaggaaaaatggGCCCAAGCATATGTTAAGAGAACTTTCACTGCAGGAATGAAGACAACCCAGCTTAGTGAGAGTTTCAATGCTGACTTGAAGGATTGCTTGCGTACTGATCTCAATATAGTAGAGCTTTTCACTCATTTTGAAACAATTTTCAATCAAAAACGAGATAAGGAGTTAGAAGCAGAATACAACTCTAGACAGAAATTTTCAAGATTAAAGCTCAAAAGCTCTCCTATGCTTAACCAAGTAGCAACAATGTACACGCCTAagttgtttgatttatttcagaCAGAAG
The sequence above is drawn from the Quercus robur chromosome 7, dhQueRobu3.1, whole genome shotgun sequence genome and encodes:
- the LOC126691445 gene encoding protein FAR1-RELATED SEQUENCE 5-like, whose amino-acid sequence is MGIHVPSHVPMESTPFKGMEFEADEIAYGFYNEYGRKAGFSIRKEYVNKCKKTGVVTSRRFVCAKEGVRGKDKRDQNVKNPRAEIRCGCEARLVIVLNRDSKKYVVSEFIAEHNHYLHLPSTVHMMPSQRKVDATHAIEIDLAHESGLRLKQSYELLSKQVGGYENLGFTKQDHKNYLRSKRQRDMEHGAAASLGRYFSRQLKENSSYYFATQLDCEELITNIFWADARMIIDYSHFDDVITFDTTYSTNRDARPLGVFLGLNHHRETVVFGGALLYDETIESFNAEKHLGHLLKTKPQFNADFLACIYEYDDEDEFLTAWNEMLDKYNVRENKWLIDLFKLKEKWAQAYVKRTFTAGMKTTQLSESFNADLKDCLRTDLNIVELFTHFETIFNQKRDKELEAEYNSRQKFSRLKLKSSPMLNQVATMYTPKLFDLFQTEVEEVMALSILERNVSQTHSYVVGVFNQNGKYEVMWNPLDETLSCSCKKFESFGILCRHGLKVLDVFDIKLIPNRYIMKRWRRDAKDGSGKNCTTHNINSNTRLEYVDRFRDLCPKYIQLVNEACETKEGHNILSLAIADLKKKLCDLRNCKANVEEDIIRPSTDFANKEDQLCASITIVPKGIKKREVYRNKKRRTKSWLEKMRKPKEGTSKKQTKKRKVQEEIYAHDVMAQKQTEDISSGNITNFTQLLMSASTSSAVHQGGSSASVALASHLESTSSVVGSNDKINGVGGLLTQGRVASGGL